The following proteins are co-located in the Hydrogenophaga sp. RAC07 genome:
- a CDS encoding ribonucleoside-diphosphate reductase subunit alpha: protein MGSSTSAPAATNSSVFAQYQIIRRNGAVVSFEPSKIAVAMMKAFLAVHGTQGAASASVRETVDELTGAVVKALMRSRPGGGTFHIEDVQDQVELGLMRSSHHEVARAYVLYRERRTQERAHQAEVAKPAEALLHVIDGGQRVPLDLQRLQALIADACKGLGKDVQPDPIVAETKRNLYDGVPIEEVYKASILAARTLIEKDPDYTYATARLLLHTIVKEVMGEEVPSTEMGARYADYFPQFIKKGVDNDLLDERLLQFDLARLGAALKPERDLQFDYLGLQTLYDRYFLHVRKTRIELPQSFFMRVAMGLSLNEIDREARAIEFYEVLSSFDFMSSTPTLFNSGTLRSQLSSCYLTTVPDDLDGIYESIKENALLSKFAGGLGNDWTRVRALGSHIKGTNGESQGVVPFLKVVNDTAVAVNQGGKRKGAVCTYLETWHLDIEEFLELRKNTGDDRRRTHDMNTANWIPDLFMKRVMEKGEWSLFSPNSVPDLHDLFGADFEKAYVAYEEKAARGEIKPYRKVPATDMWRKMLSMLFETGHPWITFKDACNVRSPQQHAGVVHSSNLCTEITLNTSDTETAVCNLGSVNLLNHIKHTDDGVKVLDHDKLQVTIKTAMRMLDNVIDINYYAVKKARDSNMRHRPVGLGVMGFQDALYELRIPYASNDAVEFADRSMEAVCYYAYWASTELARERGRYASYKGSLWDQGILPPDTLDLLSRERGGYVDVDRSVSMNWDALRQKIATDGMRNSNCVAIAPTATISNIIGVDASIEPCFGNLSVKSNLSGEFTVINGYLVKDLKRLGLWDDVMVMDLKHFDGSLRPIDRVPQEVKALYATAFEVEPLWLVEAAARRQKWIDQAQSLNIYMAGASGKKLDDTYKLAWLRGLKTTYYLRTTSATQAEKSTGRTGQLNAVSLDATTAGMAATTAANAAAASTATASDVPATDIKFCAIDDPGCEACQ from the coding sequence ATGGGTTCATCCACCTCGGCGCCCGCCGCCACGAACAGCTCGGTGTTCGCCCAGTACCAGATCATCCGCCGCAACGGCGCGGTGGTGTCCTTCGAACCCAGCAAGATCGCCGTGGCCATGATGAAGGCCTTCCTGGCGGTGCACGGCACCCAGGGCGCGGCCTCGGCCAGCGTGCGCGAAACGGTCGACGAACTCACCGGCGCGGTGGTCAAGGCGCTGATGCGCTCGCGCCCCGGTGGCGGCACCTTCCACATTGAAGACGTGCAGGACCAGGTCGAACTCGGCCTGATGCGCAGCAGCCACCACGAAGTGGCCCGCGCGTATGTGCTGTACCGCGAGCGTCGCACGCAAGAGCGCGCCCACCAGGCCGAAGTGGCCAAGCCGGCGGAAGCCCTGCTCCACGTGATCGATGGCGGCCAGCGCGTGCCGCTGGACCTGCAGCGCCTGCAAGCCCTGATCGCCGACGCCTGCAAAGGTCTGGGCAAGGATGTCCAGCCCGACCCGATCGTGGCCGAGACCAAGCGCAACCTGTACGACGGTGTGCCGATCGAAGAGGTCTACAAGGCCTCCATCCTGGCCGCCCGCACGCTGATCGAAAAAGATCCCGACTACACCTACGCCACCGCGCGTCTGCTGCTGCACACCATCGTCAAGGAAGTCATGGGCGAAGAAGTGCCCTCCACCGAGATGGGTGCGCGCTACGCCGACTACTTCCCGCAGTTCATCAAGAAGGGCGTGGACAACGACCTGCTCGACGAACGCCTGCTGCAGTTCGACCTGGCCCGCCTGGGCGCCGCGCTCAAGCCCGAGCGCGACCTGCAGTTCGACTACCTCGGCCTGCAGACGCTGTATGACCGCTACTTCCTGCACGTGCGCAAGACTCGCATCGAGTTGCCCCAGTCGTTCTTCATGCGCGTGGCCATGGGCCTGTCGCTCAACGAGATCGACCGCGAGGCGCGCGCCATCGAGTTCTACGAAGTGCTGTCCTCGTTCGACTTCATGTCGTCCACCCCCACCCTGTTCAACAGTGGCACCCTGCGCTCGCAGCTCTCCAGCTGCTACCTGACCACCGTGCCCGACGACCTCGACGGCATCTACGAGTCGATCAAGGAAAACGCGCTGCTCTCCAAGTTCGCCGGCGGCCTGGGCAACGACTGGACCCGCGTGCGCGCCCTGGGCAGCCACATCAAGGGCACCAACGGCGAGTCGCAAGGCGTCGTGCCGTTCCTGAAAGTCGTCAACGACACCGCCGTGGCAGTGAACCAGGGCGGCAAGCGCAAGGGCGCGGTCTGCACCTACCTGGAGACCTGGCACCTGGACATCGAGGAATTCCTGGAGCTGCGCAAGAACACCGGCGACGACCGCCGCCGCACCCACGACATGAACACGGCGAACTGGATTCCCGACCTGTTCATGAAGCGCGTGATGGAAAAAGGCGAGTGGAGCCTGTTCTCGCCCAACAGCGTGCCCGACCTGCACGACCTGTTCGGTGCCGACTTCGAGAAGGCCTACGTGGCCTACGAAGAAAAGGCCGCACGCGGCGAGATCAAGCCCTACCGCAAGGTGCCCGCCACCGACATGTGGCGCAAGATGCTCTCGATGCTGTTCGAGACCGGCCACCCCTGGATCACCTTCAAGGACGCCTGCAACGTGCGCAGCCCGCAGCAACACGCCGGCGTGGTGCACAGCTCCAACCTCTGCACCGAGATCACGCTCAACACCAGCGACACCGAAACCGCCGTGTGCAACCTGGGCTCGGTCAACCTGCTCAACCACATCAAGCACACGGACGACGGCGTCAAGGTGCTCGACCACGACAAGCTGCAGGTCACCATCAAGACCGCGATGCGCATGCTCGACAACGTGATCGACATCAACTACTACGCCGTCAAGAAAGCGCGCGACTCCAACATGCGCCACCGCCCGGTGGGCCTGGGTGTCATGGGCTTCCAGGATGCGCTGTACGAACTGCGCATTCCCTACGCCTCCAATGACGCGGTGGAGTTCGCCGACCGTTCGATGGAAGCCGTTTGCTACTACGCCTACTGGGCTTCCACCGAACTCGCCCGCGAGCGCGGCCGCTACGCCAGCTACAAAGGCTCGCTGTGGGACCAGGGCATCCTCCCGCCCGACACGCTCGACCTGCTGTCGCGCGAGCGCGGTGGTTATGTGGACGTGGACCGCTCGGTCAGCATGAACTGGGACGCACTGCGCCAGAAGATCGCCACTGACGGCATGCGCAACTCCAACTGCGTGGCCATCGCACCGACCGCGACCATCTCCAACATCATCGGCGTGGACGCCTCCATCGAGCCCTGCTTCGGCAACCTCTCGGTGAAGTCCAACCTCTCGGGTGAATTCACCGTCATCAACGGCTACCTGGTGAAGGACCTCAAGCGCCTGGGCCTGTGGGACGACGTGATGGTCATGGACCTCAAGCACTTCGACGGTTCGCTGCGTCCGATCGACCGCGTGCCACAAGAAGTGAAGGCGCTGTACGCCACTGCGTTTGAAGTGGAACCGCTGTGGCTGGTGGAAGCTGCGGCGCGTCGCCAGAAGTGGATCGACCAGGCGCAGAGCCTGAACATCTACATGGCCGGCGCCTCGGGCAAGAAGCTTGACGACACCTACAAGCTCGCGTGGCTGCGTGGTCTCAAGACCACCTATTACCTGCGCACGACCTCGGCCACACAAGCCGAAAAATCCACCGGTCGCACAGGCCAACTCAACGCCGTGTCGCTCGACGCCACCACCGCCGGTATGGCCGCGACCACCGCGGCGAATGCAGCCGCGGCATCCACTGCAACCGCGTCTGACGTGCCCGCCACCGACATCAAGTTCTGCGCAATCGACGACCCCGGTTGCGAAGCGTGTCAGTGA
- a CDS encoding ribonucleotide-diphosphate reductase subunit beta: protein MLTWDDHTTPSTKPANNPMPSSMQGLQASLSSERTASSASIAPSFSSNVAPAKAPVAAAAGHRVNAADKRIINGQTDVNQLVPFKYKWAWEKYLATCANHWMPQEVNMSRDIALWKDPNGLTDDERRIVKRNLGFFVTADSLAANNIVLGTYRHITAPECRQFLLRQAFEEAIHTHAYQYIVESLGLDESEIFNAYNEVQSIRDKDEFLIPFIEAIMDPNFHTGTPETDQRLLKSLIVFACLMEGLFFYVGFTQILALGRQNKMTGAAEQYQYILRDESMHCNFGIDLINAIKMENPMLWTAEFKEEIKQLFLKAVELEYRYAEDTMPRGVLGMNASMFKGYLRYIANRRATQIGLEPMFPNEENPFPWMSEMIDLKKERNFFETRVIEYQTGGALSWD, encoded by the coding sequence ATGTTGACCTGGGACGATCACACCACGCCCTCCACGAAGCCAGCGAACAACCCCATGCCCTCCAGCATGCAGGGTCTGCAAGCCTCACTGTCGAGTGAGCGCACCGCCTCCTCCGCTTCCATCGCTCCCTCTTTCTCTTCGAACGTTGCGCCAGCGAAGGCGCCTGTGGCAGCCGCTGCAGGCCATCGCGTCAACGCTGCCGACAAACGCATCATCAACGGCCAGACCGACGTCAACCAGTTGGTGCCGTTCAAGTACAAGTGGGCCTGGGAAAAATACCTCGCTACTTGCGCCAACCACTGGATGCCGCAGGAAGTGAACATGAGCCGCGACATCGCGCTCTGGAAGGATCCCAACGGTCTGACCGACGACGAGCGCCGCATCGTCAAGCGCAACCTCGGCTTCTTCGTCACCGCCGATTCGCTCGCCGCCAACAACATCGTGCTGGGCACCTACCGCCACATCACCGCGCCCGAGTGCCGCCAGTTCCTGCTGCGCCAGGCCTTTGAAGAAGCGATCCACACGCACGCTTACCAATACATCGTGGAGTCGCTGGGTCTGGACGAGTCCGAGATCTTCAACGCCTACAACGAAGTCCAGTCGATCCGTGACAAGGACGAGTTCCTGATCCCCTTCATCGAAGCGATCATGGACCCGAACTTCCACACCGGCACGCCCGAGACCGACCAGCGACTCCTGAAGAGCCTGATCGTTTTCGCCTGCCTCATGGAAGGCCTGTTCTTCTACGTCGGCTTCACACAGATCCTCGCGCTGGGCCGCCAGAACAAGATGACCGGTGCCGCCGAGCAGTACCAGTACATCCTGCGCGACGAGTCCATGCACTGCAACTTCGGCATCGACCTGATCAACGCGATCAAGATGGAGAACCCGATGCTGTGGACGGCCGAGTTCAAGGAAGAGATCAAGCAGCTGTTCCTCAAGGCCGTCGAGCTCGAGTACCGCTACGCCGAAGACACCATGCCGCGCGGCGTGCTCGGCATGAACGCCTCCATGTTCAAAGGCTACCTGCGCTACATCGCCAACCGGCGTGCCACGCAGATCGGCCTGGAGCCCATGTTCCCGAACGAAGAGAACCCGTTCCCCTGGATGAGCGAGATGATCGACCTCAAGAAGGAACGCAATTTCTTCGAAACCCGCGTGATCGAATACCAGACGGGCGGCGCCCTGTCCTGGGACTGA
- a CDS encoding histone H1-like DNA-binding protein, with translation MATAKKAPAKKAVAKKAAPAKKVAAKKAAPAKKAAPAKKVVAKKAAPAKKAAAKKPVAKKAAPAKKAAAKKPAVKKAAPAKKAAAKKPVAKKAAPAKKAAAKKPAAKKAAPAKKAAPAKKAAKPAAKKAAPAKKAAPAKKAAVAKAAPAKKAEPAKKPAAPAAPAAQTKLNPQAAWPFPTSSKP, from the coding sequence ATGGCAACTGCGAAAAAAGCCCCGGCTAAAAAAGCTGTGGCAAAAAAGGCCGCCCCGGCCAAAAAAGTCGCTGCGAAGAAAGCAGCTCCTGCGAAGAAAGCCGCACCGGCTAAGAAAGTCGTCGCGAAGAAGGCTGCACCAGCGAAGAAAGCTGCTGCGAAGAAGCCCGTCGCCAAGAAGGCTGCACCAGCGAAAAAAGCTGCTGCCAAAAAGCCAGCGGTGAAGAAGGCTGCACCGGCGAAGAAAGCCGCTGCGAAGAAGCCTGTCGCCAAGAAGGCCGCACCAGCGAAGAAAGCTGCTGCCAAGAAGCCTGCTGCGAAAAAAGCAGCGCCTGCGAAGAAGGCCGCCCCAGCGAAGAAAGCTGCGAAGCCTGCTGCGAAAAAAGCAGCACCTGCAAAGAAGGCAGCTCCGGCCAAGAAGGCCGCCGTCGCGAAGGCAGCCCCAGCAAAAAAAGCTGAGCCGGCCAAGAAGCCGGCGGCCCCTGCTGCTCCTGCGGCTCAGACGAAGCTCAACCCTCAGGCTGCCTGGCCGTTTCCCACGTCCAGCAAGCCCTGA
- a CDS encoding DUF3426 domain-containing protein: MSFTTRCPACGTTFRIVADQLKISEGWVRCGHCADVFDATLYLEPWTPDAPATAGDAPTPGPSDPSPQLTAASDPAEDELVTRPPMPLPDELRAETPEDADFSTELQRFAAAKAAADASVATAKAEATVSRSPSPAAPAPVDEPDDEVAMAPEPEAVPGFVRQARKRAFWQSPGVRIGLSLLVLLLGALLATQWALHERDRLAAWRPDLKPLLEQVCAPLGCRVGPVRNIEAIVIDSSALVRRLGNFHSFDLVLKNTSDMALALPALELSLTDTRDQVISRRVFLPEEWPDAPEVLPAQGSLTVSFRLSLSVGEATPMAGYRALVFYP; the protein is encoded by the coding sequence ATGAGTTTCACCACCCGTTGTCCGGCCTGCGGAACGACCTTCAGGATCGTTGCCGATCAACTGAAGATCTCCGAAGGCTGGGTGCGTTGTGGCCACTGCGCCGATGTGTTCGACGCCACGCTCTATCTGGAGCCCTGGACGCCGGACGCGCCAGCTACTGCCGGAGATGCTCCCACTCCCGGGCCGTCAGATCCGTCGCCTCAACTCACCGCCGCCAGCGACCCGGCTGAGGACGAACTGGTCACCCGGCCGCCCATGCCACTGCCCGACGAGCTGCGCGCAGAGACACCCGAGGATGCCGACTTCAGCACCGAACTCCAGCGATTCGCCGCTGCCAAGGCCGCCGCGGATGCATCGGTGGCCACGGCCAAGGCAGAGGCCACCGTTTCCAGAAGTCCATCGCCTGCGGCGCCAGCACCCGTCGACGAGCCCGACGACGAAGTCGCCATGGCACCCGAACCCGAAGCCGTGCCGGGGTTTGTGCGCCAGGCCCGCAAGCGCGCCTTCTGGCAGTCGCCCGGTGTGCGCATCGGCTTGTCCTTGCTGGTCTTGTTGCTCGGTGCTTTGCTCGCCACGCAATGGGCGCTGCACGAGCGAGACCGGCTCGCCGCCTGGCGTCCTGACCTGAAACCGCTGCTGGAGCAGGTCTGTGCGCCGCTGGGCTGCCGTGTGGGACCGGTGCGCAACATCGAAGCCATCGTGATCGACAGCTCAGCGCTGGTTCGCAGGCTCGGCAACTTCCATTCGTTCGATCTCGTGCTCAAGAACACGTCCGACATGGCGCTCGCCTTGCCGGCGCTGGAACTGAGCCTGACCGACACGCGCGATCAGGTCATTTCGCGCCGCGTGTTCCTGCCCGAAGAATGGCCCGATGCTCCCGAGGTGCTGCCGGCACAGGGCTCGCTGACCGTGAGCTTTCGCCTGTCGCTTTCGGTCGGTGAAGCCACGCCCATGGCCGGCTACCGCGCGCTCGTCTTTTATCCCTGA
- the prmA gene encoding 50S ribosomal protein L11 methyltransferase produces MFELVLMVPEASVESVSEALDALDALSTSVEDADAMTDAEQALFGEPGMPPPKEGWQRSRVVALFASETAAREGAGLLKLQDFFSGCAVLGVQAVPEQDWVRLTQSQFTPVEITPTFWIVPSWHEPPAAAEQVIRLDPGLAFGTGTHPTTRMCLRWTAQHPPVGSRVLDYGCGSGILAIGAAKFGAREIVAVDIDPAAVESTRLNASANHVTLSEGLPDIARGEHDLVLANILATPLKVLAPLLCSHVRSGGHLVLAGILARQAEELIEAYAPWVALQVSDEEEGWILMTAVKA; encoded by the coding sequence CTGTTTGAACTGGTCTTGATGGTGCCCGAGGCCTCGGTCGAGTCCGTGAGCGAGGCATTGGACGCGCTTGATGCCTTGAGCACCTCGGTGGAAGACGCCGACGCCATGACCGACGCCGAGCAGGCGCTGTTTGGTGAACCCGGCATGCCGCCGCCCAAGGAGGGCTGGCAGCGTTCGCGCGTGGTGGCGCTGTTTGCGTCCGAGACCGCGGCGCGCGAAGGGGCCGGGCTGCTCAAGCTGCAGGACTTCTTTTCCGGTTGCGCGGTGCTGGGTGTGCAGGCGGTGCCCGAGCAGGACTGGGTGCGGCTCACGCAGTCCCAATTCACCCCGGTGGAGATCACGCCCACCTTCTGGATCGTGCCGAGCTGGCACGAACCGCCGGCCGCGGCCGAGCAGGTGATCCGGCTCGACCCGGGCCTGGCCTTCGGCACCGGCACACACCCCACCACCCGCATGTGTCTGCGCTGGACGGCCCAGCACCCGCCGGTGGGCTCGCGTGTGCTCGACTACGGCTGTGGCTCCGGCATCCTCGCCATCGGTGCGGCCAAGTTCGGCGCGCGCGAAATCGTGGCGGTGGACATCGATCCGGCCGCCGTGGAGTCGACCCGGCTCAACGCCTCGGCCAACCACGTCACGCTGAGCGAAGGCCTGCCCGACATCGCCCGGGGTGAACACGATCTTGTGCTGGCCAACATCCTGGCCACGCCGCTGAAGGTGCTGGCACCGCTGTTGTGCTCGCATGTGCGCTCCGGTGGACACCTGGTGCTCGCGGGCATTCTGGCGCGACAGGCCGAGGAGTTGATCGAGGCCTATGCACCCTGGGTGGCGTTGCAGGTCAGCGACGAAGAAGAGGGCTGGATCCTCATGACCGCGGTCAAGGCCTGA
- the accC gene encoding acetyl-CoA carboxylase biotin carboxylase subunit, translated as MFKKILIANRGEIALRVQRACREMGIKAVMVYSEADRDAKYVRLADEAVCIGPASSAHSYLNMPAIISAAEVTDAEAIHPGYGFLSENADFAERVEKSGFTFIGPSPDSIRLMGDKVSAKQAMIRAGVPCVPGSEGALPDDPVVIKRTAKAVGYPVIIKAAGGGGGRGMRVVHTEAALLHAVQTTKAEAGAAFGNAEVYMEKFLQNPRHIEIQILADTHRNAVYLGERDCSMQRRHQKVIEEAPAPGIPRRLIEKIGERCATACKKIGYRGAGTFEFLFENGEFYFIEMNTRVQVEHPVTEWISGVDIVRTQIAVAAGEKLPFTQRQVQLRGHAIECRINAEDAYKFTPSPGRITTWHAPGGPGVRVDSHAYTNYFVPPNYDSMIGKIIVHGDTREQALARMRTALAETVIEGIKTNIPLHRELMVDASFVAGGTNIHYLEEWLSQRER; from the coding sequence ATGTTCAAGAAAATCCTGATCGCCAACCGTGGAGAGATCGCACTGCGCGTGCAGCGCGCCTGCCGCGAAATGGGCATCAAGGCGGTGATGGTGTATTCCGAGGCCGACCGCGACGCCAAGTACGTACGGCTGGCCGACGAGGCTGTCTGCATCGGCCCGGCGTCCAGCGCCCACAGTTACCTCAACATGCCGGCCATCATCTCGGCCGCCGAGGTCACCGACGCCGAAGCCATCCACCCCGGCTACGGTTTCCTGTCGGAGAACGCCGACTTCGCCGAGCGTGTGGAAAAGAGCGGCTTCACCTTCATCGGCCCCTCGCCCGATTCCATCCGCCTCATGGGCGACAAGGTGTCGGCCAAGCAGGCCATGATCCGCGCCGGCGTGCCGTGCGTGCCGGGTTCAGAAGGTGCATTGCCCGACGACCCGGTGGTCATCAAGCGCACCGCCAAGGCGGTCGGTTATCCCGTGATCATCAAGGCCGCTGGCGGTGGCGGTGGGCGCGGCATGCGCGTGGTGCACACCGAAGCGGCGCTGCTGCACGCGGTGCAGACCACCAAGGCGGAAGCCGGTGCGGCGTTCGGCAACGCCGAGGTCTACATGGAGAAGTTTCTCCAGAACCCGCGCCACATCGAGATCCAGATCCTGGCCGACACGCACCGCAACGCGGTGTATCTTGGTGAGCGCGACTGCTCCATGCAGCGGCGCCACCAGAAGGTGATCGAAGAAGCACCGGCGCCGGGCATCCCGCGCCGCCTGATCGAAAAGATCGGTGAGCGTTGCGCCACCGCCTGCAAGAAGATCGGCTACCGCGGTGCCGGCACCTTCGAGTTCCTGTTCGAAAACGGCGAGTTCTATTTCATCGAGATGAACACGCGCGTGCAGGTGGAGCACCCGGTGACCGAATGGATTTCGGGCGTGGACATCGTGCGCACGCAGATCGCGGTGGCGGCTGGCGAAAAGCTGCCGTTCACGCAGCGTCAGGTTCAGCTGCGCGGACACGCCATCGAGTGCCGCATCAACGCCGAAGACGCCTACAAGTTCACGCCTTCGCCCGGCCGCATCACGACCTGGCACGCGCCGGGCGGCCCGGGTGTGCGCGTGGATTCGCACGCCTACACCAACTACTTCGTGCCACCGAACTACGACTCCATGATCGGCAAGATCATCGTGCACGGCGACACGCGCGAGCAGGCCCTGGCCCGCATGCGCACGGCGCTGGCCGAGACGGTGATCGAAGGCATCAAGACCAACATCCCGCTGCACCGCGAGTTGATGGTGGACGCCAGCTTCGTGGCCGGCGGCACCAACATCCACTACCTTGAAGAGTGGCTTTCGCAACGTGAACGCTGA
- the accB gene encoding acetyl-CoA carboxylase biotin carboxyl carrier protein gives MDLRKLKTLIDLVSESNVSELEITEAEGKVRIVKSAPVSAAAPVTYSMAPAPVAPPVVPAVEVAPAAAAAPAEPVGHTVKSPMVGTFYRASSPGAKPFVEIGDTIKEGETICIVEAMKILNEIEADKSGTVTKILVDNGQAVEYGQPLYVIE, from the coding sequence ATGGATTTGAGAAAACTGAAGACGCTGATCGATCTGGTGTCCGAGTCGAACGTGTCGGAACTGGAGATCACTGAAGCGGAGGGCAAGGTCCGCATCGTCAAGAGCGCGCCGGTGTCCGCCGCGGCACCCGTCACCTACAGCATGGCGCCCGCACCCGTGGCACCTCCGGTGGTGCCCGCCGTCGAAGTGGCGCCCGCAGCGGCGGCCGCGCCCGCCGAGCCGGTGGGCCACACCGTCAAGTCCCCCATGGTCGGTACTTTCTACCGCGCCTCCAGCCCGGGCGCCAAGCCCTTTGTGGAGATCGGCGACACCATCAAGGAAGGCGAGACGATCTGCATCGTCGAGGCCATGAAGATCCTCAACGAGATCGAAGCCGACAAGTCCGGCACCGTGACCAAGATCCTGGTGGACAACGGCCAGGCCGTTGAGTACGGCCAGCCTTTGTACGTGATCGAATAA
- a CDS encoding TlpA family protein disulfide reductase translates to MTPQRRTFLMAGVAAAAAAAGAWLSWRRIAPQPVLSGAEAAFWAGTFEGPNGEALNLAAMRGRPLLVNFWATWCPPCVEELPLLNAFNTANAPQGWQVLGLAVDQPSAVRGFLQKLPLNFPVGMAGFAGTELSRSLGNPSGSLPYTVVFGAEGTVLHRKIGKVSENDLAQWAQLG, encoded by the coding sequence ATGACACCACAACGAAGAACCTTCCTGATGGCCGGGGTTGCCGCGGCCGCCGCCGCTGCGGGCGCCTGGCTGTCGTGGCGCCGGATCGCGCCGCAGCCCGTGTTGAGTGGCGCCGAAGCCGCGTTCTGGGCCGGTACTTTTGAAGGTCCCAACGGCGAGGCGTTGAATCTGGCGGCCATGCGCGGCCGCCCGTTGCTGGTGAATTTCTGGGCCACTTGGTGCCCGCCGTGTGTCGAAGAGCTGCCCTTGCTCAACGCATTCAACACGGCCAACGCGCCGCAAGGCTGGCAGGTGCTCGGCCTGGCGGTCGACCAGCCCAGCGCGGTGCGCGGCTTTCTGCAAAAGCTGCCGCTGAACTTCCCCGTGGGCATGGCCGGCTTCGCCGGTACCGAGCTCAGCCGCAGCCTGGGCAACCCCAGCGGCAGCTTGCCGTACACGGTGGTTTTTGGAGCAGAGGGAACAGTCTTGCACCGCAAGATCGGCAAAGTGTCCGAGAACGATCTGGCCCAGTGGGCACAGCTGGGCTGA